In Aricia agestis chromosome 16, ilAriAges1.1, whole genome shotgun sequence, one genomic interval encodes:
- the LOC121735072 gene encoding uncharacterized protein LOC121735072: MLKIKLPGKKSMESSDVKSKQSSSREEIGNMKKKSSAANVRSTGRISSMRVLYEYKPEPENTKRKKSTEVLIVLHDRKSRSKDDINTNIKGDTKQGNEGYNVLPRKSLSKTVSNAKSQGDAKLEAIVALPSSSNVTPSSSDATNKIKTNEVHLKTEDIAKAKKLIKAAKNNKISHATMMTRGRLKRPGSPIKHQVKKTKK; this comes from the exons ATGCTGAAAATTAAACTACCTGGGAAGAAAAGCATGGAGTCCAGTGACGTTAAATCTAAACAAAGCTCATCCAGAGAAGAGATTGGGAACATGAAAAAGAAAAGTTCCGCGGCCAATGTCAG AAGCACTGGTCGTATATCAAGTATGCGAGTATTGTACGAGTATAAACCAGAACCTGAAAATACCAAAAGAAAGAAGTCAACTGAAGTATTAATAGTACTACACGATAGAAAATCTCGCAGCAAAGAtgatatcaatactaatattaaaggTGATACAAAACAAGGCAACGAAGGATATAATGTACTACCAAGGAAATCGCTGAGTAAAACTGTTAGTAACGCAAAAAGCCAGGGAGATGCAAAACTAGAAGCAATCGTTGCGCTACCATCGTCTAGTAATGTGACGCCATCGTCTAGTGATGCgaccaataaaattaaaacaaacgaGGTTCATCTGAAAACCGAGGACATTGCAAAagcaaaaaaattgataaaggctgctaaaaataataaaatatcacatGCAACTATGATGACTAGAGGTAGATT GAAAAGACCTGGGAGTCCAATTAAACACCAGGTAAAGAAAACGAAAAAATAA